TGCCTTTCGGAGGAGACGCCCGTCCGGCCCGTGAGCTTCGACCTCGTCGCGCGGCGCGATTCCGAGCTTCTCATCGTCAAGGTCTTGGCGAACATCGACGCCTTCACGGAGAGCCTTGGCCAGGAGATGCGCACGCTTGCGAAGTTCCTCGAAGCGCGCGCGCTTCTGGTGGGCGAGCGCTCCAGCGGCGGGCCGCTGGAGGGAGGCGTGGCCTACGTTCGTCACGGCATCCCGCTTGTCTCGGTGGAGACCCTGCAGGAGCACCTTCTGGAGGGCGTCCCCCCGCTCGTGTACGCGGCGCCCGGCGGCTTCTACGTGAACGTGGACGGCGCGCGTCTTCGGGCCCTCCGCGAGCAGCGCAGCCTCTCGCTGGGCCAGGTCGCGGAGGCGGCAGGCGTGTCGCGTCGGGCCGTCCGCATGTACGAGGACGGCATGGGGGTGCTCGTCGACGTCGCTTCGCGTCTCGAGGAGTTCCTGCAGGAGCCCCTCGTCGAGCCCGTCGACCTCTTCTCGAAGGCGCGCTGGAAGGACGAGCCGGCGCGCGAGCTTGCAAGCGTCCGCGAAGCGATGACGCGGGAAGTGCTCGCGACGCTCGATCGGCTCGGGTACATGGTCGCGCCCACCGAGCGAAGCTCCTTCGAGGCGCTCTCGCGCGATGCGGACGTTCTCATCCTCACGGGCGTGGGCAAGCCCGAGCAGGACGTGCGCGGGAAGGCGCAGACGGTGGCCTCGCTTGCCCGCGTGATGGAGCGCCCGGGCGTGCTCGTGCTGCGCGCGCGAAAAACCCGCCTTTCGATCGAAGGCGTGGCGGTGATCGAGCAATCCGAGCTCGAGGGAATGGCCGATCGCGCGAAGGTCGTCGAGACGATCAAGGACCGCACGAAGACGCGCGTCGACTGAATCGGCGCACTTTTAGGACCCTAAAAATTTCAGGCGGTCTCGACGCCCTTGGTCTGTGGCACGGCGGCGGGCTTTTCCGCTGCCGGTTTTGCGCCGGGCTTTGCCGCCGGCGCGGCGGGCTTGGGCAGGAGGCCCGCGGCTTGGGCCAGGAGCTCTTGGGCGTCGAGCACGGCAAGGCCGGTCTTGAGCTTGCGGTTGACCTCGCCCAGGTGCTGCGAGCAGATGGGCGCGCAGCCGACGACAGTCGAGGCGCCCTGCGCCTTGGCGGCGGTGAGGATGCGCGCGGCGATGCGCTCGGCCGTCTGCGGGTACTGCTCGCGGACGCCGCCTCCGGCCCCGCAGCAGTTCCCGCGGACGATCTCAAGCTCCATGCCCTTCACCGCCGACAGCGCGGCGACGGTGGCGCCCTCGTCGCTTCGCATGCAGGCGGGAAGCGCGAGCACCTTGCCCCAAGGGGGCGAGGTGGCGGCGACGCGGCCGCTTTTGACCTGGGGCGCGAGCACCTCGGAGACGTGCTGGACCTGCACGTTCCAGTCGTAGCCCATCTCGTTGGCGACGGCGGCGTAGTGGGTCTTCATGGCGCGCGCGCACTCGGCGTCGGGCGTGACGACAAGCGACGCGCCGGATTGCAGGATCGCCTTCACGTTGGCTTCCATGTGCGGCCGCGCGGCGTCGTACTGGCCCGTCCACAGGAGCGTGTGGCCGCAGCAGGACTCGGCGGCGCCAAGGTGCGTCCACGCGACGCCCGCGGCTTCGAGGAGCTTGGCCGCCGCTTGCGCGGAGGCGGGGTGGCCGTAGGCGGCGCGGCAGCCGGCGAACAGAAGCGTGCCGGCGCCGGGCGTGGGCGAGAGCGCCGCGACGCCCTCGGGCAGGCTGGTCCAATTGGCGCGGTCGGCGCGCGGCTTGCCGACGATATTTCCGTTGGCCGCGGCCGAGAGCGCAAGCTTGCCGTGCGCGGGAAGCGCGCCGAGGGTCTCCACGAGGTCCTGCCGGAACTGCACGAAGCCCGCGACGAGCGGGATCTTGCTCGAGCAGGCGTCCTCGCAGAGGCCGCAGAGCGTGCACTCGAAGTGCTCGAGCTGGAGTCGCTCGCTGGCGGAGGCCTCGTTCTCGAGGACGGCCTTTGCGCCCCAGACGTGCCCCCGCGGGAGCTGCCCCTCCATCTGCTCGCCGGACCACACGGGGCACACGGCGTTGCAGATGCCGCAGGAGCTGCAGCTTGTCATCTCGTGGTGGAAGCCCACGACGCCGCCGGCCGTGACGCGCCCGATGGCCGCATGCACGCCAAGCTGCGTCGTGTCCTCGCGCTCGGGGCCGCGGTACGTGAGAAGGCCGCGCAGCTGCGCCATGAGAGGCGCGTTGAGCGCAAGGAACGTGCTCACGCGCGCAAACGGAAGGCCCTTCATGCGCGCGGGCACCATCTTGCCCGGGTTGAAGATCTCGTTCGGGTCGGTCTTCGCCTTGAAGTCGACGATGAGCTCGTGCTGGCCGCGGAGGCTCTCGCGCGCCTCGTGGGCGAGCAGGTAGCCGTGGACGTACGGGCGGCCGCCGTGCTTGCGCGCGATGCGGTGGAGCGCGAACATCTCTCCGAGGCTCGTTGCGTGCTCGGGCCGCCGCTCGTCCTCGGGGATCGCCACGGTGACGAGCATCTCCCCGGATCCGACGACCTGGCCGAAGGCGCCACGCGTTTCCGTCGAGACGTTTGCCAGCATGGCCGGCACGGCGCGCGCGACCTCGGACAACGGCAGGATCGTCTCGACGAGCACGAGGCTCGGTCCCGCGCGCTTGACGACCCACAGGTGGAAGCGGGCGTCCCACTCCGCGCGCGCGATCTTGTCGTCGAGGAGCTGCCCGCCGAAACGCTCGGCGTCGGCCTTGAGCGCGTCCTTGTGGAGCGCATGGTCGTCCTTGGAGAGGCCAAGGAGGAGGCCCGTCTTCGTGGGCGCGATCGTCTTCTTCTCGCCTGCCTCCTGGCGCATCTCGAGGTACGAGGAGGTGTACAGGTTTGCGCTGTGGACGGGGTAGCGGCCGGCGAAGACCGAGGCGGCCTTCGCCGCGCCTTCGAGATCGTCGAAGGCAAGCGCCAGGGGAACGATCTCCTGCTTGGCAACGACCGAGAGGCGCGCGCGCAGGAGAAAGCCCGTCGAGCCTTCGGCGCCGACGGCAAGGTCGAGCTCGCCGCCGCGAAGCGTGCGGAGCTTCTGGTCGGCGCTTAGCATCTCCACCTCGAGCACGGCGTCGCCGAAGCGGCCGTACTTCGCGCTGCCGTAGCCGGCCACGTTGGCACCGATGGCCCCTCCGACCGTGGCGCCAAGCGCCGTCTGGGGAACGACGCGCAGCGAGAGGCCCTCGGCCTCGAGGATGCGCTGGAGCTCCCACAGCTTCATCCCGCACTCGACGTCCACCTCGCGCTTCTCCTTGTCGATCGAGAGGACGGAGCGCAGGCCCGTGAGGTCCACGGAGATGCCGCCCTCGGCGGGCGTGGAGGCGCCGTAGGTGCTCGTGCCGCCGCCGCGCGGGACGAGCGGGAGGTTGAACCGGTTGCCAAGCTTCACGAGCTCGAGGAGGTCGCCGTGGTTGCGCGCGCGCACGACCGCGTGGGGCTTCGTGCGGAGGACCTTCTCGAGGTCGGGCAGGGGACCGCTTGTGCGCGGAAGGTCCGACGGGTCCTTCGCGTACATGTAGCGGTCGGCCTCGTCGAAGGAGACGGCGTCGCCGAAGATGAACCGGATCGCGCGCTTGAGCCCCTCGGGAAGCTCCGAAACCATGGGCGAGTACCGGTTCATGGTCCGGTCCGGGCTCGTGAGCGCTTCGAGGGGGTCCATCGGGGGCCGACCGAGTCGGGAAAAAGGAGGACCGTATTTAAAGATATAGAGGCGCGCGCGGGCGCCGTTCCTGCGCACGTGCGCAGGAATTCAGAGCGCGCCTGCGATCGCGTCGAGCGGCACCTCGCGCTGCTCGCCGCTTTGCATGTCCTTCACCGTCGCCACGCCCCGCGACAGCTCCTTCTCGCCAAGGAGCACGACGCTCTTTGCGCCCACCGCGTTTGCGTAGTCGAGCGACTTCGACGGCCCGCGGCGCATGAGATCCACGTCCACGGCAAGCCCCGCGGCGCGAAGCCGCGAGGCGAGGCGGAAGCCCTCCGCGCGGGCCTTCTCGCCGATGGGGACGACAAAGGCCGAAAGCTTGGGTGCCGGCGCGGCCGCGCGTCCGGCGCGTTCGAGGGCCACGAGCGAGCGGTCGAAGCCGAGCCCAAAGCCGATGCTGCCGACGGGCTGGCCGCCGAAGAGCTCGGCAAGCGCGTAGGCGCCGCCACCGCACACCTGGCTCTCGGCGCCAAGGTCCGGGCTGTGGAACTCGAAGACGACGCCCGTGTAGTAGTCGAGCCCGCGGACGACGCCAAGGTCGACGAGGAACGTGGGGACGCCAAAAGCCGGAAGGAGGCTCGCCACGTCGGCGAGCTCGGAGAGGGCGGTCATGGCGGCCGGGAAGCCGGCGAGGACGCCGCGGGCCCGTTCGATCGTGGCAGCCTCGCCCACGGTCGTGGCCACGGTCACGATCGCCTCGCGCTCCTTCTTGCCCACGCCCTTTGCTTCGAGGAAGGAATCCAGCGCGGCGTCCTTCTTGTCGATGCGGCGGTGCGCCTCGCCGCGGTCGGCGTCGTTGAGCGGAAGGCCCGCAAGGAGCGACTTGACGAGACCGACGTGGCCCACGCGAAGCTCGACGTTCTCGAGGCCCAGCGACGCAAAGCACGCGGACGCGAGCGCGACGACCTCCGCGACGGCCTCCGGTGTCTGCGGACCGATGAGCTCGCAGCCCATCTGCCAGAACTCGCGGTAGCGCCCGCTCTGGGGCTCCTCGTAGCGGAAGCAGTTTCCAAAGTAGAACCACTTCACGGGCTTGGGCGCGTTCTGGTGCTCGGCCACGTAGTAACGCAGCGCGGGCGCCGTGAGCTCCGGCCGAAGCGTGAGATCGCGTCCACCCTTGTCCTGGAAGTGGTAGAGCTGGCGCAGGACGCCCTCGCCGGACTTTGCCGTGAAGAGCTCGAGGTTCTCGAAGGCGGGCGTCGCGACCTCGCGATAGCCGAAGCGGCGCATGATCTCCCGAAGCTGGACTTCGGCGGCGCGTCGGCGCTCCATCTCCGCAGGCCCGAAGTCGCGCGTGCCGCGCGGCCGGGAGAACTCGGGCATGGACTCACGGTGCCGCGAGCACGACGCGCACGGCGTTGCGCGCGTCGACGGGCGTCCACTGGAACTGCGCGGTGGCGACCTCGCCGGGCGCGCAGGAGACGCGCTTCTCGTCGAGGAGGCTGTCGTTGAGGAACAAACGCACGAGCGTGGCGCCCTCGTTCCCGCCTTGGTTGCGGACGGTCACGGTCGTCGTGACGGGCGAGCCGACGACGGGACGCGAGGGTTCGTGGACGACGCTTGCCACGACGTACTTGGCCGGAGGCCCGGGCGCGGCGGCTTCGGGCGCCTCGGCAAGCCCCAGCGGCGACTCCGCGTCCTCGACCTCAGGCAGCGACGGGCGCGCGGCGGGAGCCGCGCCGGCCGCGACGACCTCGACGGACGCCTCCACGTTTGCGACCTTCGCCGGGCGCGAGCGGGCGGCGATCGCAAGCCCAACGAACTGCTGCGAGGGCGCGCTCCAGTCGGCCGGAGGCTGCACGAGGAGGCCCACCTCGCGCGTCTGGCGCGGCTCGAGCGCCACCTCGCGGGCCGCCAGCACCGCTCGCCAGGTGGGCGGAAGCGGCGCGAGCGTGAGGTCGAGCACGTCGGAGTGGTTGTGGCGGTTGGTGAGCTGGATCGTGATCGAAGCGGCGCGGCCGGGGCTCGTCCGCGGGCGCGCGGGGAACAGCCGCACGCGGAACGGCTGGCGGCGCGAGGCGAGGAACGCGAGCAGAACGACGATCGCAAGGATGCCGCCGATCAGCAGAAGGCCAAGGAGGTCGGCGCTTGCGCGAAGGCTCGGGGGAAGGTACGGCGAGAGCGCGCGGCCCAGGGGGCCAAGGGAAGAGCCCGTGCCGCGGTTGCCGCCGCCGTTTCCGCCGTCGCCGTCCTCCTCGCCGGGCACGTCGGGCGTCCCGATGGGGCGGCTTGCCGCGCTCAGCGGGTTCGTCCCCTCGCGGCATTCGAGCGCGTTCGAGTAGCGGTCGCCGTCGTCGTCCGTGTTGGGCGTGCTGTCGGCCCGGAAGGGATCCGAGCAGTTGGCCTCCTCCACGTCGTCGGCAAACCCGTCGCCGTCGGTGTCCACCGGGTTGGCGATGGGGCTTTGCACGGTCGTCACGAGCGACAGCTGCGCCGTGCCGCCGTTGATCGTCTGCACCAAGACGGTCGTGGTCGAGGACGTTCCCGCCTGCGCGCCCCTTGGCGGCGTGACGCGGATCGTGGCCGTGCCGGCCCCCACGGAGGCAAGCTCGATCGCCGGCGGGTCGGCCGCGGCCGTCCAGCCCGAGCCCGTCGTGGCAAGCGCGAGGTTTGCCCGGTCCGGCTCGACCTGGAGGTTCACGACGCGCACGGTGAAGGAGGCCGCCTCGCCCGCGCGCGTAGTCCGCGAGGATCCGCCCACGGCTTCGATCTGCACGCGGCCGGGCGGGATGAGGTCGAGCGTGACGTTGAGGACCGAGGGGAAGTTCGTGCCGCCCACGAGAACCGAGGGCGGGGGAACCTGGTTCTCGACGCCCGGCTGGAGCTCGACGCCCGTGTCCCGCAGCGCGAGCACGATCGTGTCGCCGCGTTCCATGCGCAGGCCCGTGAA
This sequence is a window from Candidatus Thermoplasmatota archaeon. Protein-coding genes within it:
- a CDS encoding transcriptional regulator; this encodes MRKDLIRDVRAVLAQAGYCLSEETPVRPVSFDLVARRDSELLIVKVLANIDAFTESLGQEMRTLAKFLEARALLVGERSSGGPLEGGVAYVRHGIPLVSVETLQEHLLEGVPPLVYAAPGGFYVNVDGARLRALREQRSLSLGQVAEAAGVSRRAVRMYEDGMGVLVDVASRLEEFLQEPLVEPVDLFSKARWKDEPARELASVREAMTREVLATLDRLGYMVAPTERSSFEALSRDADVLILTGVGKPEQDVRGKAQTVASLARVMERPGVLVLRARKTRLSIEGVAVIEQSELEGMADRAKVVETIKDRTKTRVD
- a CDS encoding CARDB domain-containing protein; this encodes MEPVSRKTGSFVASLLVPALLFVALAPSASAYDGPTTFYLLSGETQFAGISGRNMSAQVPTTADSTRVPLSVENRTLWVAPPFEDIQRLRGGANASVWFQAQAQQPFPATAQREIEAMLQHVTADGVVTDLGTNRSLVSFAFHAICVPVGGSCVSLPTRGRFDFGEFTGLRMERGDTIVLALRDTGVELQPGVENQVPPPSVLVGGTNFPSVLNVTLDLIPPGRVQIEAVGGSSRTTRAGEAASFTVRVVNLQVEPDRANLALATTGSGWTAAADPPAIELASVGAGTATIRVTPPRGAQAGTSSTTTVLVQTINGGTAQLSLVTTVQSPIANPVDTDGDGFADDVEEANCSDPFRADSTPNTDDDGDRYSNALECREGTNPLSAASRPIGTPDVPGEEDGDGGNGGGNRGTGSSLGPLGRALSPYLPPSLRASADLLGLLLIGGILAIVVLLAFLASRRQPFRVRLFPARPRTSPGRAASITIQLTNRHNHSDVLDLTLAPLPPTWRAVLAAREVALEPRQTREVGLLVQPPADWSAPSQQFVGLAIAARSRPAKVANVEASVEVVAAGAAPAARPSLPEVEDAESPLGLAEAPEAAAPGPPAKYVVASVVHEPSRPVVGSPVTTTVTVRNQGGNEGATLVRLFLNDSLLDEKRVSCAPGEVATAQFQWTPVDARNAVRVVLAAP
- a CDS encoding FAD-binding and (Fe-S)-binding domain-containing protein, yielding MDPLEALTSPDRTMNRYSPMVSELPEGLKRAIRFIFGDAVSFDEADRYMYAKDPSDLPRTSGPLPDLEKVLRTKPHAVVRARNHGDLLELVKLGNRFNLPLVPRGGGTSTYGASTPAEGGISVDLTGLRSVLSIDKEKREVDVECGMKLWELQRILEAEGLSLRVVPQTALGATVGGAIGANVAGYGSAKYGRFGDAVLEVEMLSADQKLRTLRGGELDLAVGAEGSTGFLLRARLSVVAKQEIVPLALAFDDLEGAAKAASVFAGRYPVHSANLYTSSYLEMRQEAGEKKTIAPTKTGLLLGLSKDDHALHKDALKADAERFGGQLLDDKIARAEWDARFHLWVVKRAGPSLVLVETILPLSEVARAVPAMLANVSTETRGAFGQVVGSGEMLVTVAIPEDERRPEHATSLGEMFALHRIARKHGGRPYVHGYLLAHEARESLRGQHELIVDFKAKTDPNEIFNPGKMVPARMKGLPFARVSTFLALNAPLMAQLRGLLTYRGPEREDTTQLGVHAAIGRVTAGGVVGFHHEMTSCSSCGICNAVCPVWSGEQMEGQLPRGHVWGAKAVLENEASASERLQLEHFECTLCGLCEDACSSKIPLVAGFVQFRQDLVETLGALPAHGKLALSAAANGNIVGKPRADRANWTSLPEGVAALSPTPGAGTLLFAGCRAAYGHPASAQAAAKLLEAAGVAWTHLGAAESCCGHTLLWTGQYDAARPHMEANVKAILQSGASLVVTPDAECARAMKTHYAAVANEMGYDWNVQVQHVSEVLAPQVKSGRVAATSPPWGKVLALPACMRSDEGATVAALSAVKGMELEIVRGNCCGAGGGVREQYPQTAERIAARILTAAKAQGASTVVGCAPICSQHLGEVNRKLKTGLAVLDAQELLAQAAGLLPKPAAPAAKPGAKPAAEKPAAVPQTKGVETA
- the hisS gene encoding histidine--tRNA ligase, which gives rise to MPEFSRPRGTRDFGPAEMERRRAAEVQLREIMRRFGYREVATPAFENLELFTAKSGEGVLRQLYHFQDKGGRDLTLRPELTAPALRYYVAEHQNAPKPVKWFYFGNCFRYEEPQSGRYREFWQMGCELIGPQTPEAVAEVVALASACFASLGLENVELRVGHVGLVKSLLAGLPLNDADRGEAHRRIDKKDAALDSFLEAKGVGKKEREAIVTVATTVGEAATIERARGVLAGFPAAMTALSELADVASLLPAFGVPTFLVDLGVVRGLDYYTGVVFEFHSPDLGAESQVCGGGAYALAELFGGQPVGSIGFGLGFDRSLVALERAGRAAAPAPKLSAFVVPIGEKARAEGFRLASRLRAAGLAVDVDLMRRGPSKSLDYANAVGAKSVVLLGEKELSRGVATVKDMQSGEQREVPLDAIAGAL